From the genome of Setaria viridis chromosome 1, Setaria_viridis_v4.0, whole genome shotgun sequence:
cgagCATGTATGGTGTATGTGtttgaggagagagagggggaggagagtggtgaggagagagaaggatttTCTGCGACTGCACATTTCTACTGTGTGAATTGTAAAGCGAGAGCGCACGAATTACAAGGGACAATAAGTCGACACGAATGTAGAACTAATACGATACTACTATCCTTCAAAAAAATTTCGATGAGATAGTACGGAAGACAAATGTTATCCTAAAAACGACTTTAGTGATAATTAATGTTCCGTCAAAAAACTTTATTTGTATATGTATTATTTTTAGCAAATTAAGCCAGTGTTGTGCCTATTCATTATATTTGTCTATGTATAAGAAGATCGTGTAaaagttattttttatttttaaatgttAAATGCAGAAAAGTAAGAATACCAGTTGCTCAAGGCAAATGAAATATAATCTACTTAATTGTCTGTATTTCttagataattttttttgatatTTTACTTCCTTTGGCTGCGGGGGTTGTGCCGGTGCAAAGAGAAGGGGACGCCATCAACTTGCCGTCACAGAGGATCCTAGCCTTGACCGGGTACGGAGACAGAGACACATCGTTTGTTGACGCGTAAGCTAGGATGACAGTAATAATTGGGCTGTGAAGCCACCCACACCCAGATATAGATGAGCAGGCTATTACCATCAAAAAGAGATATTTGCTAGCACCTGTTCAGTTCAGGCAGATTAATAGATGTTTATCCATGGATgagcatgcattttttttcaatcgATGAGAGTTGCTGCTATGGAATGGAACGGAGCACCGAAATTCAAGACGGCCGAAGGTACCCCAACTCCTTTCTCACAAACGGTTTACCCTGAAatgacaagaagaagaagaacaagtccaaaggcacggcacggcacggcaggcAAATGGACCCAAGCAAGTGAAGTGAAGCGAAGTGATGACATGAGCATCACGTACTCGCGTCCGGTAAGTTCCAATGGAGTACAGCTTGAAGCTGACCATGTGCCAGGCCGCTTTCGACACCTCGTCGCTACTTCCGAGGAGTAACATTAAACAACAGCTTGCAACCAGCAACAGGACAAAATGCTGGCGTGTGATACCACACGCATACCAGATTGATTAGCAGTATACCACAAACAATGGGGCATTCCTAGTAGCAATTTACAGAGGAATTTTTCAATCTGAAATAGTTGGAGAACAGGAAGGAAAGAAAACTGATGAAAAAGAGCACGCATCATTTGCCAACGTTGAGTTGCTGGACAGGCAAGGAAAGCATGGGATGATTCACTGTGGCCACACAACACAACACTGAGGGATTGACACATGCAAAAGCTGGCTGCTTCCAAGCAAATAAAAGAGCATAGATCAGAGATCCAGGCTAATACTCTTTTGagacacaaaaaaaaagagactcATTTATACTTTATTACTACTAGTCTACCACTACAGGAGTACACGAAGCAGCAACAGAAAGGCAAAGGGGTACATGGTTCCAATCTGGTCCAGTCAAATGCTATCCATCTGAGCACAAAACTTTGTCATTTCGCTCAGAAATTCAGCATCATCTCAGCACTTTAGCTAGTGTAATGCATATTATATGCTGCAAAAGCTCCAGAGCCGCTTCACTTGTCGACCTCCATGGCTTGGGCAGCTTTGGCTTTCGCTAAGGCTGAAAGTTTTGTCTTCACCTTTTTCTTGCCAACCTTAAATTGACcaccctttctttttttatcaCCACCATCTATCTGAACAAACAGAGAGTAGAGAACAGCATTAACACATATGTTGCACACTTAGGCAGTCCAGGTATTAAAACAAGCAACAGTGCAACTCCAAACAAGCACAGTGAGATTTGAAGAGCTAGAAGGGGAAAAACTGAAGTAGAGAAGTACCACTCCATAAATTGACTAGACAATTAAATTACATGATGGCCAGACACAAATCTTCAACTCCGATGATGGATTGTCACCGGGTGCTACCCAAGAATTACAGCTATGGTATTAGAATACAGCAGATTAGCAATGTTTCTCTGGACCTAGCACGAGCAACCTGTTTGCAGCATATCAGACGGCATAATCAAAGATAACAAAGTGGCCAGAACGAACACAGATCATATAGCTGGCACAAATAACTTGGCGCCAGGTATTTCAAATTGTAAACAGGCAAACTTCAGATCAGTAGAAAGTTAGAAATAATGCTGAATAGCACAAGCAAGAGAACACCTAGAAAGAACATAGGAGTAAAGGTTGTTATTAACAACCTAAAACACACCACTGGTTCCTAGTACTACTCAACTGTCCATGGCAGTAAAACAGGGCCTATGAAAAATAGATAACAGATAAATGAAACCTAGGTAATGATCAGAGCATCTAACTGTAATTCCAAAGCATGTCCAGTGACCAGTGAACAACTTTTCAAAAAACATCAAAAGAAAATTCTTAGTTATGTATTTTAAGAAAATGCCAGGATGCCTATTCCTTTGGTCAAGTTGAGGGACAGAATCACTGTTCCTTATTGATGGATCCAGGAAGGAAAAATGTGCTCAGAGTATAAACATGATGCCTTAAGATTTGAGAATAAGGGTTTGGAAAAGACTGAACGGTTTGGGAAAGACTAGAAATGTTTTATTGTATAAAATCTTTCCTGGAAACTCATAAGAAAGGGATAACCACACTTACTATTTTACACACCTGTGGAGTGTTTAGTTTGTCACAGGTGTACCTGTCGCTGGAGCATTGAGACCCAAATGATCATGATCATGGCCAGTTTCAAGGAAAATCAGACAATTAACTAGCCTCCTAGTTGGAGTATTCTTTTGTATCTCTATTCAGGTAAATAACTGGAAAATCAAACTCCTCAACTGCTCTACAGCATTGTGAAACGCCAAATGCTAATTTCACGCACAAAGGCATCCAGTGGTGTCAACAATCAGTAATATAGCATTGTGAAACGCCGGATGCTAATTTCACGAACAAAGGCATCCAGTGGTGTCAACAATCAGAAATCTACATTTACTAGTCAACATCAGTAATCCTAGAGCTTGTCGGCCAACACACCGCAGGAAGAACTAGTTGAAATAGCGAAACTGGAAGGCCGCACAGCAGTGGGATTGGTACCTTCATCTTGGATTTCTTGGCTTGCAGCTTCTTGGCCTGCTGCTCCTTGGCCTCCTTCTCCCCTGCACATCCCCACCACAGCCGAGGCACCGAAGCACCAAATCAGAACCACTACTCGAACAGAAGAGAGGAAACGAGAGAGAGTGGAGAGATCGTACTCTTGAGGTCGAATTCGTACTGCTTCTTCCTCTTGGCGAGACTGTTCTTCTTCGACATCTTCCTTCCGTCGCCGCCAACCGCACCGCCGGGAGGACAACAGCAAAGGAGAGTGAGGAGGCGAGACCAAACCCTAGCCACCTTTTCCTTTCGTTCCC
Proteins encoded in this window:
- the LOC117841639 gene encoding uncharacterized protein, whose product is MSKKNSLAKRKKQYEFDLKREKEAKEQQAKKLQAKKSKMKIDGGDKKRKGGQFKVGKKKVKTKLSALAKAKAAQAMEVDK